The genomic interval GGTCACTatactcaatgccaagtgtttgCTAGAGCGGTATAAAGCTAGTGATGGAGCACAATCCAGTTTGAGTGTTGCTTTTGGGctaaaactaatcatccaacatcagtaactgacctcactaatgctctcactGTCTCAACAGGTGTCAGATCGAATGACCGTGATGTTGATATTGACTGACTTTTCTCCCCTCTGCAGATGACCGAACCTTTGAGGAGCTCACGCACTCGGACATGTACATGGACGATGTGACGGATTACTATGAGAAAGCTGCCAGCATGACTGACCTGTCCACCTCTTACCTACGGGAGGACAAACACACTAGGGTCAACCTACTCAATCATAACATCCCCAAAGGTCCCTGTGTCCTCTGTGGCATGGGTCACCAGCGCCGAGAGACAGTCTATGGCTGTCTGGAGTGCTCCTCTGGTGGACAGAAGTACGTACGGCTGCATGCTGTCCCATGTTTCGACCTGTGGCACAAAAGCTTACGGTGAGGCCTGGATATGGGGCTAGTGGTCCTGATAATGTACAGTCATGGGGGTGGTTTTGGAGGTATGGCTCCAGCTAGGTCTTGGAGTTACATATGGTATGATCCTtgggcaaatttatgggtttgGGGGGGGTCAGTACAAGTCTATTATTAGATCCAATTTGTTTTCCTGGACAGAATGTGGGACTGAACATGTATCTAATGGAGATTCAATATTAGGTTTAGTTAACGGCTAGTCTTACTCTGTCTGACAACCCTCAGAGGTTTCAACCCAAACAACTGCCATTTACAAAGATAATTCAGtagtctctctgtgttttggaaTGGACACATTTGTATTAATAGAGCCTGTAGAAACTGGGGCTCATCGTTTTGTTTACACGCCTACTACAATGTCTGGATGTTTGTCTGAATGTGCTTTGGACAAATTTTGTCACTGAGATATCACATGAAGGACAGTGGGACAGAAGCCTGAACAGATCTTGTTACCCTCACATGAGCACCAGCTGCTGGCTTCTCTGtggttctcacacacacacacacacacacacacacacacacactgagtacTTGAATAATTCacagttattaataaattaagaaGAGGAGGGTACAGCAGGAAATGGGTCCTGTTTTTCTCAGGTGGAATCTAGGCCTTGTTTATGTTTCCATGGCTAATTCAGGTTAATGCAGGCCTAGAACTGAAGGCCTACATTGTTGGACCATTAGAATTCGAAACTGgtaacacacaaacaagaaccTTCTGGAACAGAGGCCTGCCTCAAAAAGGAGGTTCAACTCTTTTCCTTTTGAGAATTGAGAATTTGAGAAGTTGCAGCGGTGTAAACTTAACAAATGCACCTAGGTTTGAATGCTTTTATAATGCCAGTTAACAGCTTTGACTGTAACACAGGTTCAAACACTGAACATATAATCAATCCTTGCAAATGCAAACTTATGATAAACTGCTAGtcacagaaaacaaaagaagtggctgtttaaaatgtatttttacaagAATACCATTTTTAGATATTTGAGGCACTGTAAAATGTCATTGGTCATTTATCtgaccaaacaaaaacatttgatTCCTGCAACCCACTTCAAAATGTTGAGATAGAATTATTTTTTACCACTGAGTTACATCACTCTTGCTTCGTTAGATTTCTCAGTCTTTTGGAACAGAGGATACACATTGTTGCAGGTTTGTATGTGCAGTTCCTGTCTGTTCTTGCCTGATACGAGACTTCAGCTTCTCAACAGTCCATCATTGCTGTTGTCTGATCCTCTTCTTCATGGTAAATCCCATATTATGAACAGGAGACAGATGTAGTCTGTTGACAGACAAGTCAAGCACAAACACTACAAAGCCATACTGTTGTATttctgctgaaataaccatggacttcccaggaaaaaACATCACCTTAATGGCAGTGTGTCTACAATCCTAACATACGATTCAACATAAccttcacacatacacaagtcATCTATTTAGTGAGAAACGATGCCCCCTAAATCTTTTTAGGACATTGGGGATTGCACCTTGCACTGATAGCAGTCTGGATGGTCACATTAATCTTTGGCACAGAGAAAGAGGTACCCATATTTCctgaaaacaagcaaaaacaagcattcatctgaccacagcacacaccTTTACATTCAAAGACTGAGGTTTTGTAGGTGCTTGTTTTACACCCCATCATGATACCCTCAACTGCTATCAAAACACCTTCTGCTTATACTGTTTCACAATATTGTAATgattattatatacattttactgCTTTTACCCTTCACAACTGTGTTGCTGGCAACAAAATCAAATtatgttcatatttacaaaacacagtcAAGTTGGGTCAGCCAAAACATTGAGTCCTTTAAGTCAGCAAGACATGCTGCTTTTTGAGAAACATCCCAGAATATTAAATGCTACTGTGATTGAAAAGATAGTCCACAAAAGTTGAAACTTAaactttacatttgtttactGTCTGGGGGAAGACTGTATATTGTgtcattttttatttgctttttaaaatacaaataaaacttaGAAATGTTGAACCTGTACTGAGTTACATCACTGCACTGTTCTGACACCGTTTTATTCTTTTATCTAAATAGAGAAACATTCTAAGATTTAAAAATCTGCTCATACATCAGGCTAAGACTTAGATAATTTTAGCTTTTGCAAACAGCAGCAAAATCTTTCTCTTAAAATACCTTCACAAGGAAGTAATTTCCAGATCCTGTACTTTTCTCTCTGCTGCTACGTTTATAAACTAAACAGCCCCCTGGCTGAGCAAGACAGTCACTACATCTAAACATTTTCTTTGATTTactgaaaaataattaattcatctCCAGATATTTTCTCAATATACCATATAAATCCTGAGACAAATATTCCATCcttgaacaaataaaaatagttaAGAGCATGTTGTGGAAAGCATTCATAAACAAATAAGaccaatgttttttttcccagttttttattacttaaaaaaataattaccaACAATCTGCAATGACATGTCAGTAGGCTTCAACATCTCTGTATTTGtctgtaataacacacacacacactcacttcctCACTCTTACAACTGATCACAAGATATGAACAGGTTAAGATAATACTCAATACTCAAGCTTATCCAAAACTAGAATTATAATCTTTTATAAATAAAGCACAGCTGTTTACTTCAATTTACAATTCCAACATAAGGAGCAATAAGTAGAATTTTTCAATAAAAATGATGAAACAAAGAATCACATTACACGAAGGTAACAGATATGGAATGTTGAATGCTAGTGAGAACTCAAAACTGGTTGCCAATCTCTTTCCTACTGATCATATCCTACATGAAGACTATGACACATTTGGGCAAACAGCATATTCAGCAGTGAGCCGAAAGAATATGTAggcttaatatattttaaatattttgcctCCTGCTGACAGGCAAAATACGAATATCACTTACTGCTCTTCTTAATGGGGAATTCCAGAGTTTTTCAGAACTTTAaccaaatgtaaacaatgcCATTAACaatggtttgatgtgaaatggctGACCTTTGAGAAACAGTTTATGTTTTTCCAGTGGTAGTAGTTAAACACAAGGCCTGCAAGgtctacaacacacacatagcCATTTTCCCATcttaaaaaaatttttaattttctatgGATACTTTAGAGCACCCTCCATGTTCTCTTCTGCTCTGAATTTATTCTGTAAAACGGTGTTTAGGTCAAAATTTTCTCTCAAACAATTGAAAATGTCttcattttatgaaacaacTTTTGTGAGGTAGCTTTAAGAGGCTTTCAATACTTcatacataaaataatacagCATCAGAATAGTTCATGAGTGTCTGTCAGTTTCTCTAAAATGGGGCATTTCGCATcaaaaccactctgaatgactgttTACATCTTAAACACTTGCCAAAAAAGTGCAACTGCTCTTTAAAAGAGGCCTTTCCTTGCCATCTGCTTCTGAAAGAGCACATAAGAAATGCACAAGAACCATTTTGGCATTAATTACTGTTCTTTGATTCCAGTTCAGGCAAATAAATCTAAGGAAacctcaaacaaacacaaaacaaaacattgcaTTAGGAATACAGCATGTTATAATTAAAGAGGAATACGAATGAAAGATACAAGAATCGCCCTgcttcacacatacacacacagcatatctCCAACTCAATTTTAGTACTGTTTCACTCTGTAATGCAATAGTAATGTAATTAGTTCTGTAGATTAAAGAGAACAAAACGGTAAATGGTTGTGTCAAGGCACTTGGGGCTGGGTCCATGTATtaacacacaaggacaaaagcAGTCCACTGAATAAATGCTGTAGCTTTCCCTGCAATTTGCAAGTCAAGTACCAGAGTTCTTGTATACATTCGCCTCTGCCATTGCTTACGATTGGTATCAGCGAATAACAGTCCAAATTGTTTCACATCCAACTAAATTAAGACACACTCTCCTGTAGCAATAAGCAAGTCATTTCTCCTTATCCAGAGATGGTGGCCAGTGTGCAAAGATACCGTACGCCCATTCTGAAGTTCAGTATACACGTCCAGTCACTGGAATATGAACTGTATAAATTCAGTCTACCCACACATCCTGCATTCCATCAGTGTGCACTAACATCAACTCCCCTAAAATCAAGAGAAACAATTAAAGAGAGCATTGCTACTACACAGGCTAACCTCCAGGGGGAGACAATGCTAGGAATGATGAGGTGCTTCATTAACAAAGCTGCCTAAAATCTCCACTTTCTCACGCTGTCTTGTTCAAGTCCAGTTGTTTATTGTCCAACCTAATCCATCAGCACGTTTGACCAACTGATGCCAGTGACAGGCTGAAAAAAGGAAAGACCACTATGTGTTTTCAAGCTGACTGGAAAGAGTAGGACAGGAGAGAGACGTACTAGAACAAACGTACACATCCGTTCTAAATCTCTGCTGATAAACGTGGAGGATGAACTTGTGGTCCTGGGCTTTGGTCTAGTTCAGTCAGACCGCTTCAATCCTACTGCATTAGCCTCTGCTTCAGGATTTCCCAGATCATTGCCTTGCGAAAATAGGGCATGTGACACTAAAGAGAATCAGAGATTTGAAAAAGATATGTAGAGTAAAACTGTACAAGCCATTAAAGCaacttttgaaaaataaataaaatatgctaGTGTTGTGTTTACAACTTTACTATGTTTAAATGCCTACTATACACTCCACTGAGCTAATAGGGCCCCACTTGAGATGTCGCCCCTTTCAGTTGTAGCATTCCTTGTAACTTTAATATTGGTGGGTAAATACCTATAATTAGAATTTATATTCTCAAGTTTTGCATATTAAGGGGTTTAATAAATAAGCAGAGTGGGGTTTTAATATACATCTCTTTTAAAAGGCACAGCaagtatgtttgtgtgagtgttttaCCTGTCTAAATGTAAGGGGGTGTCCACGAGCGATGTAGTCAgcatatttacacacaaacacgccACAGTCACTCCCATTCTTCTGCTGGGGGACCTccttaaatgttaaaaagcacATGACTCTAAGATCAGTATATTCTAGTTTAACTTGCTGAGTTATTTCATAACAATGCcaaggaaaaacaaaatcttTATGCTCAACTTACAGTGGCCCGCATGCTggtcactgtccattttaagaCATCCAGGTCCTTGCCTTTCTTGACCTTGTACTCCTCTTTCAGATACATCCTGCAAAATTGTGAGTTAGAGTGATACAGGAATCCAAGTACCTCTGCCAAAAGGATTAACCATTTGTTCCAGAAGAAGCACAGCCTGTCTACTTACAATATCAGGTTACAGATGTCATCATGCCTTTGGCCCATGGAGTCATATGATCTCACAGATTTAGTTCTGAAATCAACAGCCTACAGCAGAGAGAAAAGTACCAGGGACTTTTTAGTTTATCACCTACCTTACCTGGTGCCTCGATCAAGTGAGAATCATTTAAAATCCAGTATGACTTTCATTCTGAGCATGCCAGCCAGAATGAACTTTCTCCCCCCTCATACTCCAATGTTTTATCAAATATTTACAGGAATTTATAGCACTACCACAAAGCAATCTGTCAAGTAATGTTACAGTTCATGACTCACTATGAGAGACCAGTGGACGCCCAGGTGGAGGGGTATGAAGACAAATTCATAAAGAAAGAGGTCAACAGCTTTGGTCCAGCGGCGGACAGCAGCATGGCCACCCGTGTGGAGCTTGGGAAAGAAGAACGTGCTAAAGCAGTACACTTTTATACCACTTTTCTCCTGCTCACTTCGTGCCATCACCAGATTTAGGTAGAAATTAATCACCttgtagagagaaagagacacagaagaTGGAGAGAAGCAGACATTTTAAGCATTAAACAAAAACGCTAGTGTAACCACTTAACCAAGGTCAGGATTATGATTCACAAACCAGATTAAATAACTCTGCAATACATCAGGACTGTGCTTGTATTATGTATTAGGTACCTCATCATTGAGCCAGCTGCCCTCCTGCAGGGTTGCCAGATCCCGCTGCGTGATGCGAAGTTTGAAAGCACTACTCAAAACCAGGTCTGGATCTCTCTGAACAAGGGCAGCACTCACTTCATGCTGAATCTCCTGAAACACGTAACATGCTTACATGATGCAGTATTCATTTTTTTGTCCATGTATGAGAGAAAaatagaacattcattcattatctgtaacccttatccaattcagggtcgcagtgggtccagagcctacctggaatcattgggcgcaagtaaggaatacaccctggagggggcgccagtccttcacagggcaacacagacacacacattcactcaatccacctgcaacgtgtgttttgtgggaggaaaccggagcacacggaggaaacccatgcggacacagggagaacgcagtcagtcacccggagcgggaatcaaacccacaacctccaggtccctggagctgtgtgactgcgacactacctgctgcaccaccgtgccgtcctaAATATAGAACAGCTCAAGGGTTTACCTTAGTTAGTCTGGGGAACTCCTCACAGCACTTCCCCAAATCAGGGAGGGGTTCAGGCCATGTCTGTTCAACTGGCTTGGACACTgcaactgtctctctctccttcagatTTAATCTGGTCTCCACCTCAACAGAGAGATCTACATCTACTGGCtgcagagaaagacagagaaagaaattgTTCCAAAGAAACACTTGGAAATGCACTGATGCACTCTAGTAATGAAATATTACTTACCACTGTTTTTTTGGAAGAATGATCATCTAGTTTCTTTTCTCTTAAATCACTGATGGGTGACCCACAAGCTACATCAACTAATCTGTAGCAGAAAGTTTAAAACAGCGTTACATGGGAATAACCATAAAAAAAGCAAGAAACAAATGGAGAACTTTGTAATTACCTATCCTTTGTGAAATTTTTTGATGTTGTATccctccacacagacacattggGGTTGACTAAAGAGGAAGATAATCCATATTAAATTCAACTTCAGTCAACGCTCAGGTAACTCTGAATAGTGTGTGTGCTCGCACAAGTGCGAGAGAAACATTAGTTCACATCTGAGCTTACCTCTGATTGGAGCAGGTTTACTGATTTCAGTAGTACGACTAAAGGGCTTGTGACCAGCCACAGGGAAAGACGTGCTAAGAGAATCAAGTATCTGTGTCAGTTTACAAGTAATAAAGCATAAGGCTTCAAAAATGGTTACAGATCACACCCCTTGCAAATATCAAGCACTAAATTTGAATAAGAAATGGCATATAATTATGTTTGTACTTTGGTGGTTTCACCCGTCCAAATGGTAGTGGTTTATTTTTTGAGTATTTCTCTGAAACCATCTCCACCAGCTTCCTGTAGTGTTCTCTGTCGCTTTCCTTCAGTGCCTAAAATAAAAAGATAgcataataaaatgaaacaacaaTTTGTagcatatatttatatgtggatgcatttaaggtggtatttgaCATAAATCTTTgcaattaatttataaaatgaaCGTGGTTTGAGACATGTTTGGATATGTGGTAACAAGAAAGGCTTGGGTGACTAAATGACTTTTTGTTAGGAATATTTGCCTTATAATAtttggacacacacaaaaaagctttGCTATCCAACTAGTCGATTTAGGTGACATATTTTGGGTCCTACCTCCTCAACTGTAAGACAGGGCTTGTGAGTACGGCTGGGTGGCTCCATCTCAGGCAGCCCCAGTCCAGTTCGAGAAGGTAGCAGCTGTAGTGACCTCCTATGTGGCCATTCTCTTTGTCTATCCTGGTTCCCCATGTAGAGAACTGCCCCTCTGATATCCAAGGAGAAAGTCAAATGATTTATTAATAAGGCAGTGACAGCAAATGCTTTAACATATTCGCAAAACATATTATCGATACTCACTCAGGTTTCTTCACGAGCACCTGGCCGTTCTGGTATAAACTCGGGCCTGTCCTATCTTTACAAGTGAGGCCCATTTCCTTTTGTGTTTCTGATAATGTTGACATAAATGATCAAATTACCTTTCTCTTCTCATTAG from Hoplias malabaricus isolate fHopMal1 chromosome 3, fHopMal1.hap1, whole genome shotgun sequence carries:
- the senp2 gene encoding sentrin-specific protease 2 isoform X2, with the translated sequence MYEWIVDGLSSLFVPFSGGSLAVWPTDGKGDGKAPPMKTATSTAATDIQQPEQYRPNKRNYQSVHCPDGLSDHLEIKRPRHDVIVRVVKKTFAGIAGLFRLRQHRQSHHGNHKEHRGTQVEHVALMGIDEIHSNSLNKWMINGDVKMETQKEMGLTCKDRTGPSLYQNGQVLVKKPEGAVLYMGNQDRQREWPHRRSLQLLPSRTGLGLPEMEPPSRTHKPCLTVEEALKESDREHYRKLVEMVSEKYSKNKPLPFGRVKPPNTSFPVAGHKPFSRTTEISKPAPIRVNPNVSVWRDTTSKNFTKDRLVDVACGSPISDLREKKLDDHSSKKTVPVDVDLSVEVETRLNLKERETVAVSKPVEQTWPEPLPDLGKCCEEFPRLTKEIQHEVSAALVQRDPDLVLSSAFKLRITQRDLATLQEGSWLNDEVINFYLNLVMARSEQEKSGIKVYCFSTFFFPKLHTGGHAAVRRWTKAVDLFLYEFVFIPLHLGVHWSLIAVDFRTKSVRSYDSMGQRHDDICNLILMYLKEEYKVKKGKDLDVLKWTVTSMRATVPQQKNGSDCGVFVCKYADYIARGHPLTFRQCHMPYFRKAMIWEILKQRLMQ
- the senp2 gene encoding sentrin-specific protease 2 isoform X1, yielding MYEWIVDGLSSLFVPFSGGSLAVWPTDGKGDGKAPPMKTATSTAATDIQQPEQYRPNKRNYQSVHCPDGLSDHLEIKRPRHDVIVRVVKKTFAGIAGLFRLRQHRQSHHGNHKEHRGTQVEHVALMGIDEIHSNSLNKWMINGDVKMETQKEMGLTCKDRTGPSLYQNGQVLVKKPEGAVLYMGNQDRQREWPHRRSLQLLPSRTGLGLPEMEPPSRTHKPCLTVEEALKESDREHYRKLVEMVSEKYSKNKPLPFGRVKPPNTSFPVAGHKPFSRTTEISKPAPIRVNPNVSVWRDTTSKNFTKDRLVDVACGSPISDLREKKLDDHSSKKTVPVDVDLSVEVETRLNLKERETVAVSKPVEQTWPEPLPDLGKCCEEFPRLTKEIQHEVSAALVQRDPDLVLSSAFKLRITQRDLATLQEGSWLNDEVINFYLNLVMARSEQEKSGIKVYCFSTFFFPKLHTGGHAAVRRWTKAVDLFLYEFVFIPLHLGVHWSLIAVDFRTKSVRSYDSMGQRHDDICNLILMYLKEEYKVKKGKDLDVLKWTVTSMRATEVPQQKNGSDCGVFVCKYADYIARGHPLTFRQCHMPYFRKAMIWEILKQRLMQ